CTTTTTCTTATTCCAAAATTATTTTCTTCAACTTTTCTTTGTGCTCTTTCAATAGACTTAGTAATCATTGAATGTTGAATAACCTCACCATCACCAATTCCCATTCTGTCCATCAGTTTTGAAATTCTGTCGGAGCCAAAAAGTCTCATCAAATCGTCTTCGAGCGAGACAAAAAATTGAGATGAACCAACATCACCTTGTCGTCCTGAACGTCCTCTAAGCTGCCGGTCAATTCTTCGCGATTCGTGCCTTTCGGTTCCTACAATTGCCAAACCACCGGAATCTTTCACAAGGTCTGTAAGCTTAATATCTGTTCCTCTACCAGCCATATTTGTTGCAATAGTAACAGCTCCTTCTAAACCGGCTTCGGCAACTACATCTGCTTCTCGTTTATGAAGTTTTGCATTCAACACATTATGTTTTATTCCTCCTCGTTTAAGCATCCTACTTAAAAGCTCGGAAGTTTCAACAGAAGTTGTTCCCACCAATACAGGTCTGTTTCTTTCAACAAGGCCTACTACTTCATCTATAACAGCTTTAAATTTTTCCCTTTTTGTTTTGTAAACCAAATCTTCAACATCGTCTCGAACAATAGGTTTGTTAGTCGGAATTACAACAACATCTAATTTGTAAATATTGTCGAACTCGCCGGCTTCGGTTTCTGCAGTACCTGTCATTCCTGCAAGTTTATGGTACATTCTAAAATAATTCTGTAATGTGATAGTCGCAAATGTTTGAGTAGCAGCCTCGACTTTCACATTTTCTTTTGCTTCAATAGCTTGATGCAAACCGTCTGAATATCGGCGACCTTCCATGATTCTACCGGTTTGTTCGTCAACAATTTTCACTTTATTGTCAACAAGAACATATTCGTCATCTTTTTCAAAAAGTGTATATGCTTTCAGAAGTTGATTTATTGTATGAACTCGTTCAGATTTTATCGCATAATCGCTAATAAGCTTTTGTTTTCGTTCTGCGAATTCTTTTTCAGGAAGATTTTGTTTCTCCATTTCGACAACTTCTGAGCCTATGTCTGGTAGTATAAAAAACTTAGAATCGTCTGAAGCAGAAGTTATTAGATCGATTCCTTTATCGGTGAGTTCTATGGAGTTATTTTTTTCATCAATTACAAAATACAGGTCATCGGTAACTTTATACATGTTTTTTGAATTTTCTTGCATGTAGAAGTTTTCTGTTTTCAAGAGCAAACCTTTATTTCCTGTTTCGCTTAAATATTTTATCAAAGCTTTTGTTTTAGGCAAACCTTTAAATGTTCTCACAAGCAACAATCCTCCTTTCTCAGTATCTCCGCTTGCAATTAATTCTTTTGCTTCAACGAAAGTTTGGTTCACGAGATTTTTTTGTGCTTTCACCAATTTTTCAACTTTTGGTTTTAGTTCGCCAAAAAGTTGGTCGTCTCCTTTCGGAACTGGTCCTGAAATAATCAAGGGTGTCCTTGCATCGTCAATCAAGACAGAATCTACCTCATCAACAATTACATATTGATGCTTTCTCTGAACAAGATCTTCGGGGCTAATTGCCATATTGTCGCGAAGATAATCGAAGCCAAATTCGTTGTTAGTACCATAAGTTACATCTGCATTATAAGCATTTCTTCTTTCGTCGGAGTTTGGCTGATGTTTGTCTATACAATCAACTCTTAATCCGTGAAATTCATATAATGTTCCCATCCATTCGGAGTCCCTTTTTGCCAAATAGTCATTCACAGTTACTACGTGAACGCCTCTTCCGGTAAGGGCATTTAAGAAAATAGGCAATGTGGCAACAAGTGTTTTTCCTTCTCCGGTTGCCATTTCAGCAATATCGCCTTTGTGCAATACAACTCCTCCTATTAATTGAACATCGTAGTGAACCATGTCCCATGTTATTTTGTTACCACCCGCTATCCAGGAATTTTGAAAAATTGCTTTGTCGCCATTGATATTAATATCTTCGCGAATAGTTGCCAATTCTCTGTCGAAATCGCTTGCAGTAACCTCCAAAGTTTCATTTTCGAAAAATCTCTTTGCAGTTTCTTTTACTATAGCAAAAGCAGCAGGTAAAATTTCATCTAAAATATCTTCAATTTTATCTTCAATATTTTTTTCAATTTTATCTATCTCATCGTAGATTTTTTCCCTTTCGGTGATATGAATTTTTTCGTTTTCAATTTTATCTTTCAATGAACGAATGGCATCATTATCTTCTGAAATATAGTCAGTTATATTTTGTTTTAGTTCATTGGTTTTAGCTCTGAGTTCATCATTTGAAATTGATTGAAGTTTCGAAAATTCTTCTTTAGCATCTTCAACAAATGGCATAATTTCTTTGATGTCTCTGTCAGATTTATTGCCAAAAAAGTTCTTTAAAACATTATTAAATAAGCTCATATTATATCTATTTTACTGATAATCTGCACTTTTGCAGATTGATACAAAATTAGTATATTTTTCTTACAAAAATTAAACCTTGTTGTTGATATGTAATTTTGTCATAGTTTTAAAAATATGATGTTTGGAGATAAGGATTAGAAATTTGTTAAAGATTCATTATCAAAACCTATCTCTTCGATTCTAAAATATAAACACCTATCTTTCGTTTTAGAATTTTATTAAATAAAACATTTGTTATGAAGAACTTAAAATTTGTATTTATAGCCTTGATTTTTACAGTTTTATTAGCGGCATGCGTTCCTTCATTGCATCCTTTATACACGGAAAAAGACCTTGTTTTCGATAAAGAATTAGTTGGAACATGGGAAACTGAGGGACAAATTTGGGATTTTAATAGTGTTGACGACAAATATTATAAACTTGTATATACCGACAATAGTGAAAAGTCATCGGATGGAAATAATGGAATAGGCAGTCTATTCACTGGTTCTGCCGGCACTTCCGCCAAATTTGAAGCACATCTCGTTAAACTTGGCGAAAACTATTATCTCGACTTATATCCTGAAGATTTTTTGAAAAATGAAAATACTCTTTTGATGCTTCATATTGTTCCTTGTCATACTTTCATGAAAGTGAAAATTGAGAATAACAAGTTTAATTATCAGATGTTTAATGGAGAATGGTTTCAGGAATTAGTTGCAAAAAGCCCTGAAATTCTTTCTCATGAGAATATTGATGGTTCGGTCCTTATCACAGCTTCTACTGCTGAATTACAGAAATTTATTATAGATTATTCTGAAAATGATAAGTTGTTTGAAGATGTAGAAATATTAAGCAAAAAATAGGATATTTTCGATTAACTCTTTCCTCTGTATAACTTTGAATTTTCTCTGCGAAAATCTGTGTAATTGCTGTTTCACAAAGTAAAAAAATCTTTATTTTATCCCAAATATTTTGTGCAATTGCAAACTTAGCCTCCATTGTTTTTTGCTTTGCGAATTAATATCTTTAAGAAGCTTAAGCGTGGAGACAATATTCATATCATTGTTTTCGTCGAGCGGGCTAATATAATAATTATCAGCATTTAAGCTATTTTCGATAGTTTGCAAATATCCAACTGAAACTTTGTCATTTACAATTCTGACTTCATTTGCATTTTTTTGGGCAGCTACTCCTTTTGGCGAAATTGTAATATAGTCGAGTTGAGCTTTTAAATGTTCAATTTCGATTGTCCCATTTGTTTCAATTCCTATCCAATAGTTTTTTTGTTTCAATTTTTCTAACAGAATTTCCAAATTATGAATTGTAGGCTCGCCTCCGGTAATGATTACCGATTTGCAATTAAATTTCGAAATTTCATCAATAATTTCCGAATCGGAATAATTCGTAAAATTTTCGTAGCAAGTGTCGCACCATTTACAATTAAGATTGCAACCGGCAAGCCTAATAAAAATTACCTTTTTGCCCTGATTAAATCCTTCGCCCTGAAGACTTAAGAATATTTCATTTACTTTATATTTCATTTTAAGATTTTAAAATTTGCATGATAAATACTTTTTCCATGTATAATCTTATTCTTCGTAGGTTGCCGTATTTCCATTTGTTTCCCGAACATCAACTTTATAGCAGCTATCAATTTGTTGGTATATCCAAAATGCCAAATTTTCGGCAGTGGTATTAAATTCTAAGATTTCGTTTAAATATTTGTGGTCAAGTTTCTTAAAAATTCGATTTTTTATCTCAGAAAAATCTATTACCATGCCACTCTTATTTAATTTTTCGCTTTTGCAATACACATCAATAATCCAGTTATGGCCATGAAGTTGAGTACATTTGCTTTCGTAATCTAAATCAAGTTTATGACTTGAAGAGATTTCCATTCTTTTTTTGATATAAAACATTTTCTTTTGAATTAGTAATTAATTAATGGATCAGTCATACCGGCATTTTTG
The nucleotide sequence above comes from Bacteroidota bacterium. Encoded proteins:
- a CDS encoding 7-carboxy-7-deazaguanine synthase QueE, translating into MKYKVNEIFLSLQGEGFNQGKKVIFIRLAGCNLNCKWCDTCYENFTNYSDSEIIDEISKFNCKSVIITGGEPTIHNLEILLEKLKQKNYWIGIETNGTIEIEHLKAQLDYITISPKGVAAQKNANEVRIVNDKVSVGYLQTIENSLNADNYYISPLDENNDMNIVSTLKLLKDINSQSKKQWRLSLQLHKIFGIK
- the secA gene encoding preprotein translocase subunit SecA, with the translated sequence MSLFNNVLKNFFGNKSDRDIKEIMPFVEDAKEEFSKLQSISNDELRAKTNELKQNITDYISEDNDAIRSLKDKIENEKIHITEREKIYDEIDKIEKNIEDKIEDILDEILPAAFAIVKETAKRFFENETLEVTASDFDRELATIREDININGDKAIFQNSWIAGGNKITWDMVHYDVQLIGGVVLHKGDIAEMATGEGKTLVATLPIFLNALTGRGVHVVTVNDYLAKRDSEWMGTLYEFHGLRVDCIDKHQPNSDERRNAYNADVTYGTNNEFGFDYLRDNMAISPEDLVQRKHQYVIVDEVDSVLIDDARTPLIISGPVPKGDDQLFGELKPKVEKLVKAQKNLVNQTFVEAKELIASGDTEKGGLLLVRTFKGLPKTKALIKYLSETGNKGLLLKTENFYMQENSKNMYKVTDDLYFVIDEKNNSIELTDKGIDLITSASDDSKFFILPDIGSEVVEMEKQNLPEKEFAERKQKLISDYAIKSERVHTINQLLKAYTLFEKDDEYVLVDNKVKIVDEQTGRIMEGRRYSDGLHQAIEAKENVKVEAATQTFATITLQNYFRMYHKLAGMTGTAETEAGEFDNIYKLDVVVIPTNKPIVRDDVEDLVYKTKREKFKAVIDEVVGLVERNRPVLVGTTSVETSELLSRMLKRGGIKHNVLNAKLHKREADVVAEAGLEGAVTIATNMAGRGTDIKLTDLVKDSGGLAIVGTERHESRRIDRQLRGRSGRQGDVGSSQFFVSLEDDLMRLFGSDRISKLMDRMGIGDGEVIQHSMITKSIERAQRKVEENNFGIRKRLLEYDDVMNSQREVIYSKRRHALYGERIGVDILNMMYDVCESLTEQYHGEILFSDFQNELFRVLSIEAPFSEADYNKWNKIDIIEALQQKLIETHDSRCDIIAKQAFPVIKQIYETHSKVYENVVVPISDGTKVYQILTNLKKAYETEGQELVRSYEKSTILATIDENWKEHLRELDDLKQSVQNASYEQKDPLLIYKFESFELFKTMVDKINKDVVATLMKGHIQTQDPDQVKEGHSPRRLDTSKLETSRNDGSSEGKKKQKVQPVRKEKKVGRNEPCPCGSGKKYKSCHGKT
- the queD gene encoding 6-carboxytetrahydropterin synthase QueD encodes the protein MFYIKKRMEISSSHKLDLDYESKCTQLHGHNWIIDVYCKSEKLNKSGMVIDFSEIKNRIFKKLDHKYLNEILEFNTTAENLAFWIYQQIDSCYKVDVRETNGNTATYEE